The proteins below come from a single Mesobacillus jeotgali genomic window:
- the nadB gene encoding L-aspartate oxidase, producing the protein MKQSDVIIVGSGIAALQLANKLSKDLNVIILTKREMTAGNSYLAQGGVAAAVSTSDDPYFHYLDTMEAGAHHSNPEAVLEMTKKAPQLIKGLWQSGCRFDEDGNGKLLLGMEGAHSEKRIIHSGGDATGKHMVDFLLTGLNANVSVQQSTFVYELILNSDETRCTGVKAKLPDGTIEVYCAPHVVLATGGCGQVFALTSNAETATGDGMALAYRAGAELADMEFIQFHPTLLYVDGKTKGLISEAVRGEGAVLVTAEGKRIMEEIHPLKDLAPRHIVSQTIYDYSRRGIQIYLDIANIQDFNSRFPTISTLCAQHGIDIEKGLIPVVPGSHFIMGGVKTDLQGRTSIPGLYAIGETACNGIHGANRLASNSLLEGMFVGENLAEWINSHQVAKKEVVSFMEIHYQTVKRESNMNQVVFEGELPDMDSLKQTMMDRTGIVRTKELLIIQNEWLDQFKLGQWLEARLDHLDPSELNRLFMYITATLITQSALERTESRGGHYRKDFPHEDNANWMKKQIIHQRKNVKDGKHEFNQTALAT; encoded by the coding sequence ATGAAACAATCAGATGTAATCATTGTTGGCAGTGGGATTGCCGCATTGCAATTGGCCAATAAATTATCAAAGGATTTAAATGTGATTATTCTCACAAAAAGGGAAATGACAGCGGGCAATTCATATCTTGCCCAGGGTGGGGTTGCGGCTGCGGTTTCCACGAGTGATGATCCTTATTTCCATTATCTCGACACAATGGAGGCGGGAGCTCATCATAGTAACCCTGAAGCTGTACTTGAAATGACCAAAAAAGCACCGCAGCTGATTAAGGGTTTATGGCAATCAGGATGTCGCTTTGATGAAGATGGAAACGGAAAATTGCTTCTTGGGATGGAAGGCGCTCATAGTGAAAAAAGGATTATCCACAGCGGCGGTGATGCGACTGGAAAGCATATGGTCGACTTTTTGCTAACGGGTCTGAATGCCAATGTTTCAGTTCAACAATCCACATTTGTTTATGAACTTATTTTAAACAGTGATGAAACACGCTGTACCGGAGTGAAAGCGAAGCTGCCGGATGGAACGATTGAAGTATATTGTGCTCCCCATGTTGTCCTTGCTACGGGCGGCTGCGGGCAGGTATTCGCCCTCACCTCGAATGCTGAGACTGCAACCGGGGATGGAATGGCGCTGGCCTACAGAGCAGGTGCGGAGCTGGCCGATATGGAATTTATCCAGTTTCACCCTACACTTCTTTACGTAGATGGAAAGACGAAGGGTCTCATTTCAGAAGCAGTAAGGGGTGAAGGGGCCGTTCTTGTCACTGCAGAGGGAAAGCGGATCATGGAAGAAATTCATCCGTTGAAGGATCTGGCACCACGGCACATTGTTTCTCAGACTATTTATGATTACTCCCGGAGAGGGATTCAAATCTATTTAGACATTGCCAACATCCAGGATTTCAACAGCAGGTTCCCGACGATCAGCACGCTATGTGCACAGCATGGGATAGATATTGAAAAAGGCTTGATCCCTGTTGTTCCCGGGAGCCATTTTATCATGGGCGGGGTAAAAACAGACTTGCAAGGCAGAACCAGTATTCCCGGATTGTATGCAATCGGTGAAACTGCATGCAATGGAATCCACGGGGCTAACAGGCTGGCGAGCAATTCCTTATTAGAAGGCATGTTTGTTGGCGAAAACCTTGCTGAATGGATCAACAGCCATCAAGTTGCCAAAAAAGAAGTCGTAAGTTTCATGGAAATTCATTATCAAACTGTCAAAAGAGAATCCAACATGAATCAGGTTGTATTCGAAGGTGAGCTTCCAGACATGGATTCACTAAAACAAACAATGATGGACCGTACAGGCATTGTCCGGACAAAAGAATTGCTGATCATACAGAATGAGTGGCTTGATCAGTTTAAACTGGGACAATGGCTTGAGGCTCGTCTGGACCACTTGGATCCATCTGAATTGAACAGACTGTTCATGTACATCACCGCAACCTTAATCACACAGTCGGCTTTGGAAAGGACTGAAAGCAGGGGCGGGCACTACCGAAAAGATTTTCCGCATGAAGATAACGCCAATTGGATGAAAAAACAAATCATCCATCAACGAAAAAACGTAAAGGATGGTAAGCATGAATTCAATCAAACTGCGCTTGCTACTTGA
- a CDS encoding IscS subfamily cysteine desulfurase, producing MKYFDYAATCPLDRDAANIFIEASTKYFGNSQSLHEAGSASANLLESCRKEFSHLLDVDEAGIYFTSGGSEANYLGIMALLSAKRKSGNHIITGAAEHSSVYNLMKKLEGEGWEITYLPLDINGKIGFASFTEAVKPETVLVSIHHGNPEIGTIQPVISIADFCHSKDILFHTDCVQTFGKIPLNTLAGCVDALSISGHKFYGPKGTGVAYVNPKLAWKPYIDGTVHEKGFRPGTVNVPGIAAMTAAAQKAHSLMNTETNRVNKLREALIESLSDFRNSIEIFGAEGDEQLPGIVGMAIRGLEGQYVLLECNRSGFAISTGTACHTGMLSPAKTMSAMGIKGKEAKEFFRISFGRETSQEDAVDLGKMLAAITTQMSAV from the coding sequence ATGAAATATTTTGATTACGCGGCAACATGCCCGCTTGACCGGGACGCAGCTAATATTTTCATTGAAGCGTCGACAAAGTACTTTGGAAATAGCCAGAGCCTGCATGAAGCCGGGAGTGCATCTGCCAACCTCCTCGAGAGCTGCAGAAAGGAGTTTTCACACCTGCTTGATGTCGATGAAGCCGGGATTTATTTTACAAGTGGTGGTTCTGAAGCGAATTATCTTGGCATAATGGCTCTGCTCTCTGCCAAAAGAAAATCAGGCAATCACATTATTACCGGGGCAGCCGAGCATTCTTCTGTCTACAATCTGATGAAAAAGCTTGAAGGAGAGGGATGGGAAATCACATACCTCCCCTTGGATATAAATGGAAAAATAGGGTTTGCCAGTTTTACAGAAGCTGTCAAGCCGGAGACTGTGCTCGTTTCGATTCATCATGGAAACCCTGAGATTGGCACAATCCAGCCGGTCATCTCTATTGCTGATTTTTGCCATTCAAAAGACATACTGTTTCACACTGACTGTGTGCAAACATTTGGAAAAATACCACTTAATACCCTGGCCGGCTGCGTAGATGCCCTTTCGATTTCAGGCCATAAGTTTTACGGGCCAAAAGGAACCGGTGTGGCCTATGTCAATCCGAAGCTTGCATGGAAGCCTTACATTGATGGAACGGTACATGAAAAAGGCTTCAGGCCTGGCACGGTAAATGTCCCGGGAATCGCAGCAATGACTGCAGCAGCGCAAAAAGCACATTCCCTCATGAATACAGAAACGAATAGAGTTAATAAATTGAGAGAGGCTCTTATTGAATCCCTTTCAGATTTCAGGAATTCAATTGAGATTTTTGGTGCAGAGGGCGATGAACAGCTTCCAGGTATTGTGGGAATGGCGATAAGGGGATTGGAGGGACAATATGTCCTGCTTGAATGCAACCGCAGTGGATTTGCGATTTCCACCGGAACCGCTTGTCATACAGGCATGCTGTCACCAGCGAAGACGATGTCTGCAATGGGAATCAAAGGAAAAGAGGCAAAGGAATTTTTCAGAATTTCTTTCGGGAGGGAGACTAGCCAGGAAGATGCGGTCGATCTTGGGAAAATGCTTGCAGCCATCACTACACAGATGTCGGCCGTTTAA
- a CDS encoding transcription repressor NadR gives MKEPTKILGDERRAYILKRLQESSEPITGGELSAITNVSRQVIVGDITLLKAKNEPIIATSQGYLYMHASRPSAAERTIAVSHGPERTEEELLLLVDHGVTVKDVKIEHPVYGDLTASIMVSNRNEVKQFMEKIRATNASYLSELTDGIHLHTISAPTEKVLDEAEETLRKEGLVINFE, from the coding sequence ATGAAGGAACCTACGAAAATCCTCGGAGATGAACGTCGTGCATACATCCTGAAACGTCTGCAAGAAAGCAGCGAACCCATCACCGGAGGCGAACTTTCGGCGATAACGAATGTAAGCAGGCAGGTTATAGTTGGCGATATTACCTTGCTTAAAGCCAAAAACGAGCCAATCATAGCTACCAGCCAGGGATATCTATATATGCATGCCTCCCGTCCTTCTGCAGCGGAAAGGACCATTGCTGTCTCCCACGGCCCTGAAAGGACAGAAGAAGAACTCCTGCTTCTTGTCGATCACGGAGTAACTGTTAAGGACGTAAAAATTGAGCATCCTGTGTACGGGGATCTAACTGCATCCATCATGGTTTCAAACCGGAACGAAGTAAAACAGTTCATGGAAAAAATCAGGGCTACTAACGCTTCTTACCTATCGGAATTAACGGACGGAATACACCTGCACACAATCTCCGCTCCAACGGAAAAAGTGCTGGATGAAGCAGAAGAAACGCTTAGAAAAGAAGGATTAGTTATTAATTTCGAATAA
- the pheA gene encoding prephenate dehydratase: protein MIIGYLGPEATFTDYAARQLFKEAKRIPFVSIPECMDAASAGEIDAAIVPLENSIEGSVNLTIDYLVHETDLQIVGEAVVPIRQHLLVHRDNIEKWMEADLICSHPHALAQCHKFLHKEFKGIPLEDMSSTAAAAKYVKNHPEQNIAAIANSLAAEEYELVTAKQNIHDYSYNHTVFAVLAKEDHDIHMDQTEESKTSLMITLPSDRAGALHQVLSAFSWRKLNLSKIESRPMKTGLGRYFFIIDINLKMDDVLVPGAIAELEALGCTVKVLGSYSSQKI, encoded by the coding sequence TTGATTATTGGATATCTTGGACCGGAAGCAACATTTACGGATTATGCTGCCCGTCAATTGTTTAAAGAGGCTAAGAGGATACCATTTGTGAGTATACCAGAATGCATGGATGCGGCTTCTGCAGGAGAAATTGATGCAGCCATCGTTCCGCTGGAAAATTCAATCGAGGGTTCCGTTAATCTTACCATCGATTATTTGGTCCATGAAACAGACCTTCAGATTGTTGGTGAAGCGGTGGTGCCAATCAGGCAGCATTTGCTGGTTCATCGAGACAATATCGAAAAGTGGATGGAAGCTGATTTAATTTGCAGTCACCCACACGCACTTGCACAGTGCCATAAATTTTTACATAAAGAATTCAAAGGAATTCCTCTTGAAGATATGTCTTCTACAGCCGCAGCGGCCAAATATGTAAAAAACCATCCAGAGCAAAATATTGCCGCCATCGCGAATAGCCTCGCTGCAGAGGAATACGAATTGGTGACGGCTAAGCAAAATATCCATGATTACAGCTATAATCATACCGTCTTCGCTGTGCTTGCAAAGGAAGATCATGATATTCACATGGATCAAACCGAAGAGTCCAAGACAAGCCTGATGATTACACTGCCTTCAGATCGTGCAGGAGCGCTGCATCAAGTTTTATCTGCTTTCTCCTGGCGGAAGCTCAATCTGTCCAAGATTGAATCACGACCGATGAAAACGGGCTTAGGAAGATACTTTTTCATTATCGATATCAATTTGAAAATGGATGATGTATTGGTTCCGGGAGCGATTGCGGAATTAGAGGCACTGGGGTGCACTGTTAAGGTGCTTGGGAGCTATTCAAGCCAAAAGATATAA
- a CDS encoding ACT domain-containing protein, whose protein sequence is MKQNQDRKFYLVREDVLPEAMKKTLEAKEMIERGKAESVWDAVQRVDLSRSAFYKYRDTVFPFHTIVKERIITLFFQLEDRSGTLSELLSTVAATGCNVLTIHQTIPLQSRANVTLSLNVTEMRVEMDEMLARLKRLEFVEKVEVLGSGA, encoded by the coding sequence ATGAAGCAAAATCAAGATAGGAAGTTTTACCTTGTTCGTGAAGATGTCCTGCCTGAGGCAATGAAGAAAACGCTCGAGGCAAAGGAAATGATCGAGCGTGGTAAAGCAGAGTCAGTCTGGGATGCAGTTCAACGTGTCGATTTGAGCAGAAGTGCATTTTATAAATACCGTGATACCGTTTTTCCTTTCCATACAATTGTGAAGGAACGGATCATTACGCTGTTTTTTCAGCTTGAAGATCGGTCTGGGACGCTTTCTGAACTGTTGAGCACGGTTGCTGCAACTGGCTGCAATGTTTTGACCATCCATCAGACCATTCCTCTGCAAAGCAGGGCAAATGTAACGCTGAGCTTGAATGTCACCGAAATGAGAGTCGAAATGGATGAAATGCTCGCGAGACTGAAAAGATTGGAATTTGTAGAAAAAGTTGAAGTTCTGGGGTCAGGAGCTTAA
- the obgE gene encoding GTPase ObgE, with product MFVDQVKIYVKGGDGGDGMVAFRREKYVPKGGPAGGDGGNGANVVFQVEEGLRTLMDFRYQRHFKAPRGEHGMSKNQHGKNSKDMIVKVPPGTIVSDAETGAIIADLVEHGQKAVIAKGGRGGRGNSRFATPANPAPELSEKGEPGQEKEIIMELKLLADVGLVGFPSVGKSTLLSVVSAARPKIAEYHFTTIAPNLGMVETEDGRSFVLADLPGLIEGAHSGVGLGHQFLRHIERTRVIIHVIDMAATEGRDPYEDYLTINNELKEYNLRLTERPQVIVANKMDMPDAEENLKVFKEKLGDEHPVFPISAVTREGLRELLFAVADLIENTPEFPLIDEEELEKDETRVMYKHEKAEQEFQITRESDGAFVISGDSIERLFKMTDFSRDESVQRFARQMRGMGIDDALRERGAKDGDTVKLLEYEFEFVE from the coding sequence ATGTTTGTCGATCAGGTTAAGATTTATGTAAAAGGCGGGGACGGCGGCGATGGAATGGTCGCGTTCCGACGTGAAAAGTATGTGCCGAAGGGCGGCCCGGCTGGCGGCGACGGCGGTAATGGTGCGAATGTGGTTTTCCAGGTAGAGGAAGGACTGCGCACGCTGATGGATTTCAGGTACCAGCGCCATTTCAAGGCACCGCGCGGCGAGCACGGAATGTCTAAAAACCAGCATGGTAAAAATTCAAAGGATATGATCGTAAAGGTTCCACCAGGGACAATTGTGTCCGATGCCGAGACCGGCGCAATCATTGCTGACCTTGTAGAGCATGGGCAGAAAGCTGTTATTGCCAAGGGAGGACGCGGCGGACGCGGTAACTCGCGTTTCGCTACACCGGCCAACCCGGCACCAGAGCTTTCCGAAAAAGGTGAACCAGGACAAGAAAAAGAAATCATCATGGAATTGAAGCTTCTGGCGGATGTGGGGCTCGTGGGCTTCCCGAGCGTCGGGAAATCGACGTTATTGTCTGTTGTTTCAGCTGCTAGGCCAAAGATTGCAGAATATCACTTCACGACCATTGCACCGAACTTGGGTATGGTCGAAACAGAAGACGGCAGAAGCTTCGTGCTTGCAGACTTGCCTGGGCTTATTGAAGGAGCACATTCAGGTGTGGGCCTTGGGCATCAGTTCCTGCGCCATATCGAACGTACACGGGTTATCATCCACGTTATTGACATGGCTGCAACGGAAGGCCGCGATCCTTATGAGGATTATCTGACGATCAATAATGAATTGAAGGAATATAACTTGAGGCTGACGGAGAGACCGCAGGTAATCGTGGCCAATAAAATGGACATGCCAGATGCGGAAGAAAACCTGAAAGTGTTCAAGGAAAAATTGGGAGATGAGCATCCTGTTTTCCCAATTTCGGCTGTAACAAGAGAAGGTCTGCGTGAATTATTGTTCGCGGTAGCTGACCTGATTGAAAATACTCCTGAGTTCCCTCTCATTGATGAAGAGGAATTAGAAAAAGATGAAACCCGAGTCATGTACAAGCATGAAAAAGCGGAGCAGGAATTCCAGATTACACGTGAATCGGATGGAGCATTTGTTATTTCCGGTGACAGTATTGAAAGGCTGTTCAAGATGACCGATTTTTCTAGGGATGAATCTGTCCAAAGATTCGCCCGCCAGATGCGTGGTATGGGCATTGATGATGCCCTTCGTGAAAGAGGCGCGAAAGATGGAGATACAGTGAAGCTTCTTGAATATGAATTTGAATTCGTGGAATAG
- a CDS encoding Spo0B C-terminal domain-containing protein yields the protein MKKEWDTIEVLRHARHDWMNKLQLIKGNLSLNKVDRAKEIIEEIIMEARQDAKLSNLHLPQFASTLLTCNWENHHFQLEYEVMDSQNFHRLDDQLLTGWTEQLFDTLNSSIEQYQENHLSVTIEPQEKGIGFFFDFSGIINDKNRLISFLDQQPGKNMKVISDGVVDGELTIEVFMESV from the coding sequence ATGAAGAAAGAGTGGGATACAATCGAGGTTTTGCGCCATGCACGACATGATTGGATGAATAAGCTTCAATTAATTAAAGGGAATTTATCACTGAATAAAGTGGACCGGGCTAAAGAGATCATTGAAGAAATTATCATGGAAGCCAGGCAGGATGCAAAGCTATCTAATTTACATCTTCCTCAGTTTGCCTCTACATTGTTAACCTGCAATTGGGAGAATCATCATTTCCAATTGGAATATGAAGTAATGGACTCCCAGAACTTCCACAGATTAGATGACCAGCTTTTGACTGGCTGGACAGAGCAGCTTTTTGATACATTGAATTCTTCGATTGAACAATATCAGGAAAATCATCTCTCCGTCACAATTGAGCCGCAGGAGAAAGGAATCGGGTTCTTTTTTGATTTTAGCGGAATAATAAATGATAAAAATCGCTTAATTAGCTTCCTCGACCAGCAGCCGGGTAAAAATATGAAAGTGATCTCGGATGGCGTGGTCGATGGGGAATTGACGATAGAAGTTTTTATGGAATCAGTCTAG
- the rpmA gene encoding 50S ribosomal protein L27, producing the protein MLRLDLQFFASKKGVGSTKNGRDSISKRLGAKRADGQFVSGGSILYRQRGTKIYPGVNVGKGGDDTLFAKVDGVVKFERLGRDRKQVSVYPAAQEA; encoded by the coding sequence ATGTTAAGATTAGATCTTCAATTCTTCGCTTCTAAGAAGGGTGTAGGTTCAACTAAGAACGGACGTGACTCAATCTCTAAGCGCCTTGGCGCTAAGCGTGCAGACGGTCAATTCGTATCTGGTGGTTCTATCCTTTACCGTCAGCGCGGAACTAAAATCTACCCAGGTGTAAACGTGGGTAAAGGTGGAGATGACACTCTATTCGCTAAGGTTGACGGCGTCGTTAAATTCGAACGTCTTGGCCGTGACCGCAAGCAAGTAAGTGTTTATCCAGCAGCTCAAGAAGCGTAA
- a CDS encoding ribosomal-processing cysteine protease Prp: protein MIRATINRTKSGSIQSFTISGHAGFAAHGSDIVCAGVSTISIGTVNSIIGLTGITPDIEQGADGFLRCEIPDNLPADTQEKIQLLLESMVITLQSMEKEYGKHIKLTFKQ, encoded by the coding sequence ATGATTCGTGCAACGATTAATCGTACAAAATCCGGAAGCATCCAATCGTTTACGATTAGCGGCCACGCTGGATTCGCTGCCCATGGCAGTGACATTGTCTGTGCAGGTGTTTCGACCATCTCAATTGGGACTGTCAATTCCATCATTGGTTTGACAGGTATCACCCCTGACATTGAACAAGGCGCCGACGGTTTTCTCCGCTGTGAAATCCCCGACAATTTGCCGGCGGATACACAGGAGAAAATCCAACTGCTCCTCGAAAGCATGGTCATTACATTGCAATCGATGGAAAAAGAGTACGGAAAGCATATAAAATTAACCTTCAAACAGTAG
- the rplU gene encoding 50S ribosomal protein L21: protein MYAIIETGGKQVKVEEGQAIYIEKLNAAEGETVTFDKVLFVGGDNVKVGSPVVEGATVTAKVEKNGRQKKIIVFKYKAKKNNRKKQGHRQPYTKVVIEKINA from the coding sequence ATGTACGCAATTATCGAAACTGGCGGCAAGCAAGTAAAGGTAGAAGAAGGACAAGCAATCTACATTGAAAAGCTAAACGCTGCTGAAGGCGAAACTGTAACTTTTGACAAGGTTCTTTTTGTAGGTGGCGATAACGTTAAAGTTGGTAGCCCAGTAGTTGAAGGCGCAACTGTAACTGCTAAAGTTGAAAAGAACGGCCGTCAAAAGAAAATCATCGTTTTCAAGTACAAAGCGAAAAAGAACAATCGTAAGAAGCAAGGTCATCGTCAGCCTTACACTAAAGTTGTTATCGAAAAGATCAACGCTTAA
- a CDS encoding Rne/Rng family ribonuclease — translation MNQLIINANSREKRFAMVKNGEVEKIYIEQPGQQSLVGNVYFGIVEKVIPGMNAAFINFGEEMSGFLQKDKLPSYVLSDDENKTNRSISSYVHQGEKLLVQVEKDAAGTKGARLTGIIELQGDNLVYMPQGNYIAVSKKADSADTRNKWREFASQVKTPEEGLIFRTESLNQTEEAIMSELERHRAEYSQMKSAISAMKKPGIIHSRDYFFEQAVAALLSFENGEVITDSLDFKKRIQDHITEGIEIEFYNGNDHIFSFYKIEQEIERLLKRIVWLEKGAYMVIDQGEALTMIDVNTGKFSGKTDLRDTVTKTNLNAAVEAARQIRLRDLAGIILIDFIDMKNDSERNKVQKLIQKELLQDERRTRIIGFTELGILQLTRKKTKQSLAETLTEKCWTCGGTGQVLSSETVAYRLERALWEYKNSDYEEVLISATNEVINHFSGEADIHKLRLEKALGLKIKFSLSDAAKPFCEILKVGASTESG, via the coding sequence ATGAACCAGTTAATTATCAATGCAAATTCAAGAGAAAAGCGCTTCGCAATGGTCAAGAATGGCGAAGTTGAAAAAATATATATCGAACAGCCGGGCCAGCAATCGCTGGTCGGGAATGTCTATTTTGGCATCGTCGAAAAAGTCATTCCAGGGATGAACGCGGCATTCATTAATTTTGGCGAAGAAATGAGCGGCTTCCTGCAGAAAGATAAGCTCCCATCTTACGTACTGTCAGATGACGAAAATAAGACGAATCGGTCTATCTCTTCATATGTCCATCAAGGTGAAAAACTGCTGGTCCAGGTTGAAAAAGATGCGGCCGGGACAAAAGGGGCAAGGCTGACAGGAATCATCGAATTACAGGGTGATAACCTTGTCTATATGCCTCAGGGTAATTACATAGCTGTGTCCAAAAAGGCGGATTCAGCAGACACCAGGAATAAATGGAGAGAATTCGCCAGCCAGGTCAAAACGCCTGAAGAAGGCCTTATTTTCAGGACCGAAAGCCTGAACCAGACCGAGGAAGCAATCATGAGTGAGCTTGAGCGCCACCGCGCTGAATACTCTCAAATGAAAAGCGCCATATCAGCAATGAAGAAGCCCGGAATCATCCATAGCCGTGATTATTTTTTTGAGCAGGCTGTGGCAGCACTTCTGTCCTTTGAAAATGGAGAAGTGATTACAGATAGTCTCGATTTTAAGAAAAGAATCCAGGACCATATCACTGAAGGTATAGAGATTGAGTTTTATAATGGAAATGATCATATTTTTTCTTTTTATAAAATCGAACAGGAAATCGAGCGGCTGCTTAAAAGGATTGTCTGGCTGGAAAAAGGAGCCTACATGGTCATTGACCAGGGTGAGGCACTTACGATGATCGATGTGAACACAGGAAAGTTTTCCGGCAAAACTGATTTGCGTGATACTGTCACGAAAACGAATCTGAATGCTGCAGTCGAAGCGGCAAGGCAAATCAGGCTTAGGGATCTTGCAGGTATCATCCTGATTGATTTTATTGATATGAAGAATGATAGTGAACGGAACAAGGTGCAGAAACTCATTCAAAAAGAGCTGCTCCAGGATGAGCGGCGCACAAGGATTATCGGCTTTACCGAGCTGGGAATCCTCCAGCTGACAAGAAAGAAAACGAAGCAGTCGCTGGCCGAGACGCTGACTGAAAAATGCTGGACATGCGGAGGAACGGGGCAAGTGCTGAGCTCGGAAACCGTCGCATACAGACTCGAGCGCGCGTTGTGGGAATATAAAAACTCAGATTATGAAGAAGTCCTCATATCAGCGACGAATGAGGTCATCAACCATTTTTCCGGTGAGGCCGATATCCATAAATTGAGGCTTGAAAAAGCACTGGGCCTTAAGATAAAATTCTCGTTGTCAGACGCGGCGAAACCTTTTTGTGAAATTCTTAAGGTTGGTGCTTCGACAGAATCAGGTTAG
- a CDS encoding site-2 protease family protein, with protein MDEHGNRPLKEELIVVLAGPLQHVWMMALSYLLFIGGVFPEKWHLLFIEYNMMILLFNLIPIWPLDGGKLVFILLSMNKSFQEAHLRTLYVSAGSLVIFSLILGIIAPLTLNVWVIIGFLAFSIYYEWKQRRFIFMRFLMERHYGKQLDLRELKPINATENEMVGHVLEKFQRGCKHPIIVKQQDGKEMVMDENELLHAFFSEKLLSAKIGDLLYTF; from the coding sequence ATGGATGAGCATGGGAACAGGCCGTTAAAAGAAGAATTGATTGTTGTTCTGGCAGGACCTCTGCAGCATGTTTGGATGATGGCACTCTCCTATTTGCTTTTTATCGGAGGTGTGTTTCCGGAAAAATGGCATCTGCTGTTCATTGAATATAATATGATGATCCTCCTGTTCAATCTGATCCCAATCTGGCCATTGGATGGAGGCAAGCTGGTGTTCATTTTGTTATCAATGAACAAATCCTTTCAGGAAGCCCATCTGCGTACATTGTATGTTTCAGCAGGTTCACTCGTTATTTTTTCGCTGATTCTAGGCATTATCGCACCTTTGACATTGAATGTCTGGGTCATCATCGGTTTCCTGGCCTTTTCTATTTATTATGAATGGAAGCAGCGGCGTTTTATCTTCATGCGTTTTTTGATGGAGCGGCATTATGGAAAGCAGTTGGACTTGAGAGAGCTAAAGCCGATCAACGCAACAGAGAATGAAATGGTCGGCCATGTATTGGAAAAGTTCCAGCGCGGCTGCAAGCATCCCATCATCGTCAAGCAGCAGGACGGCAAGGAAATGGTCATGGACGAGAATGAATTACTCCATGCTTTTTTCAGTGAAAAGTTATTATCGGCGAAAATAGGAGATTTGCTTTACACCTTCTAA
- a CDS encoding M23 family metallopeptidase, translating into MLLFQTGMKTNSASRLLCSQPKKSADEETNQELNPGSQYALPASGKILEDFGDNGQRIQIETGKGADVEAMDEGLVHFVGMKEGFGKTVIVQHADKSETWYGNLDKIDVSLYEYISKGAKVGTAMDSTDGIKGSFYFAIKKGDDFVDPVQVIKFE; encoded by the coding sequence TTGCTGCTGTTTCAAACTGGTATGAAGACCAATTCGGCAAGCCGCTTGCTTTGCTCCCAGCCAAAAAAAAGTGCAGATGAAGAAACCAATCAGGAACTGAACCCAGGCTCTCAATATGCACTCCCTGCTTCCGGGAAAATCCTTGAAGATTTTGGCGACAATGGCCAGAGAATTCAGATTGAAACCGGCAAGGGTGCCGACGTAGAAGCGATGGATGAAGGGCTTGTCCACTTTGTCGGCATGAAAGAAGGATTCGGTAAAACGGTCATTGTGCAGCATGCAGACAAGAGCGAAACGTGGTATGGAAACCTCGATAAAATCGATGTGAGCCTCTACGAGTATATCTCTAAGGGAGCGAAGGTAGGTACGGCAATGGACAGTACGGATGGAATAAAAGGCTCATTTTATTTTGCCATTAAAAAAGGGGATGACTTCGTAGATCCCGTCCAGGTGATCAAGTTTGAATAA